A stretch of the Zingiber officinale cultivar Zhangliang unplaced genomic scaffold, Zo_v1.1 ctg70, whole genome shotgun sequence genome encodes the following:
- the LOC122037635 gene encoding cytochrome c oxidase subunit 3, with translation MIESQRHSSHLVDPSPWPISGSLGALATTVGGVMYMHSFQGGATLLSLGLIFLLYILFVWWRDVLRESTLEGHHTKVVQLGLRYGFLLFIVSEVMFFFAFFWASSHSSLAPTVEIGGIWPPKGIGVLDPWEIPFLNTPILLSSGAAVTWAHHAILAGKEKRAVYALVATVFLALVFTGFQGMEYYQAPFTISDSVYGSTFFLATGFHGFHVIIGTLFLIVCGIRQYLGHLTKEHHVGFEAAAWYWHFVDVVRLFLFVSIYWWGGI, from the exons ATGATTGAATCTCAGAGGCATTCTTCTCATTTGGTAGATCCAAGTCCATGGCCTATTTCGGGTTCACTCGGAGCTTTGGCAACCACCGTAGGGGGTGTGATGTACATGCACTCATTTCAAGGGGGTGCAACACTTCTCAGTTTGGGCCTCATATTTCTCCTATATATTCTTTTCGTATGGTGGCGCGATGTTCTACGTGAATCCACGTTGGAAGGACATCATACCAAAGTCGTACAATTAGGACTTCGATATGGTTTTCTTCTGTTTATCGTATcggaggttatgttcttttttgcttttttttgggcttcttctcattcttctttGGCACCTACGGTAGAGATTGGAGGTATTTGGCCCCCAAAAGGGATTGGGGTTTTAGATCCTTGGGAAATCCCTTTTCTTAATACCCCTATTCTCCTTTCATCCGGAGCTGCCGTAACTTGGGCTCATCATGCTATACTCGCGGGGAAGGAAAAACGAGCAGTTTATGCTTTAGTAGCTACCGTTTTTCTGGCTCTAGTATTCACTGGATTTCAAGGAATGGAATATTATCAAGCACCTTTCACTATTTCGGATAGTGTTTATGGTTCTACCTTTTTCTTAGCAACTGGCTTTCATGGTTTTCATGTGATTATAGGTACTCTTTTCTTGATCGTATGTGGTATTCGCCAATATCTTGGTCATCTTACTAAAGAGCATCACGTTGGCTTTGAAGCAGCTGCATGGTACTGGCATTTTGTAGACGTGGTTCGGTTATTCCTATTTGTCTCTAT CTATTGGTGGGGAGGTATATGA